The following proteins are encoded in a genomic region of Methylobacterium tardum:
- a CDS encoding glycosyltransferase family 4 protein → MKPARVAVVLKGYPRLSETFIAQELLALERRGLPLEIWSLRRPTDRARHPMHTQIQAPVAYLPEYLRDAPLRVLAGLVAALRRPRFPALLTLFARDFRRDPTASRIRRLGQALVLARELPADVAHLHVHFLHTPASVARYAALLTGRGWSFSAHAKDIWTTPDWDLREKLTDAVWGVTCTRDGLARLDHLAPGRTLLAYHGLDLSRFPAPPATRAPRDGSDPAAPLRLLCVGRLVAKKGHDDLIDAVAALPASLHWRLDLIGNGETRRALEAQVEARGLSARVSFRGSLAQPDVIAAMREADLFVLPTKPAPGGDRDGLPNVLMEAASQALPILATGFAGTPEFLTDGVHGVLVPPGEPAALAAALERLAGEPALRRRFGEAARARLVQDFSEEAAIDLIAGRLRASAGLGAAASASEQELSACAS, encoded by the coding sequence GTGAAGCCCGCGCGGGTCGCCGTGGTGCTCAAGGGTTACCCGCGGCTGTCCGAAACCTTCATCGCGCAGGAACTGCTCGCCCTCGAACGGCGCGGCCTGCCCCTGGAGATCTGGTCGCTGCGCCGCCCGACCGATCGGGCGCGGCACCCGATGCACACGCAGATCCAGGCGCCGGTCGCCTACCTTCCCGAATATCTTCGCGACGCACCGCTGCGCGTGCTCGCCGGCTTGGTCGCCGCGCTCCGGCGACCGCGCTTCCCGGCGCTTCTCACGCTGTTCGCCCGCGACTTCCGGCGCGACCCGACCGCCTCGCGGATCCGGCGGCTCGGGCAGGCCCTGGTCCTCGCGCGGGAATTGCCCGCCGACGTGGCGCATCTCCACGTGCATTTCCTTCACACGCCTGCCAGCGTCGCCCGCTATGCCGCGCTTCTGACCGGCCGCGGCTGGAGCTTCTCCGCCCACGCCAAGGACATCTGGACGACCCCGGACTGGGACTTGCGCGAGAAGCTCACCGACGCCGTCTGGGGCGTGACCTGCACCCGCGACGGGCTCGCACGCCTCGATCACCTGGCGCCGGGCCGGACGCTGCTCGCCTACCACGGCCTCGACCTCAGCCGTTTCCCTGCCCCGCCCGCAACGCGGGCACCCCGTGACGGTTCGGATCCCGCGGCGCCGCTCCGGCTCCTCTGCGTCGGCCGGCTCGTCGCCAAGAAGGGGCATGACGACCTGATCGACGCCGTCGCCGCCCTGCCCGCGAGCCTGCACTGGCGCCTCGACCTGATCGGCAACGGCGAGACGCGGCGCGCCCTGGAGGCGCAGGTCGAGGCGCGCGGCCTGTCGGCACGGGTGTCGTTCCGCGGGTCGCTGGCGCAGCCCGACGTGATCGCCGCCATGCGCGAGGCGGACCTGTTCGTGCTGCCGACCAAGCCCGCGCCCGGCGGCGACCGGGACGGGCTGCCGAACGTGCTCATGGAGGCCGCGAGCCAAGCCCTTCCGATCCTCGCGACGGGCTTCGCGGGCACGCCGGAATTCCTCACCGACGGGGTGCACGGCGTGCTGGTCCCGCCCGGCGAGCCCGCAGCCCTGGCAGCGGCCCTCGAACGCCTGGCGGGCGAGCCGGCCCTGCGCCGGCGCTTCGGTGAGGCCGCGCGGGCACGGCTCGTGCAGGACTTCTCGGAGGAAGCCGCGATCGACCTGATCGCGGGCCGGCTTCGTGCCTCCGCGGGGCTCGGAGCCGCCGCCTCGGCGAGCGAACAGGAGTTGTCCGCGTGCGCGTCCTGA